TCACATCGACGATTTCATCACCGCGCTCGATCAAGTGGCGGATCATGTCGATACCCGATCACGCCCAATGGACAAGCACATCGCCGCATTTATCGCCACCCACTTCAAGTACGACATCGCGCCCCACCTCAAGGCGCTCAGCGACAAAAAGGAAGAAACGTCGCTGATCGGATTGCTGAGCCTATATGCTCTGATGCAGTGGCGCATGAAAATCCCGACGTTGTATGGATTGTCGAGCTGGCTGGGCGGTTTGCTCGCACCGGCGATTGGCACCTATCACAGCCGCACCACCCGGCGGCGTATCGAACAAGAAATTCCTGCCTTGGTCCGCCAGGGCAGTTTGCCGGAACTGTTCGATCTGATCGACAATGCCGAGCGGCGTCACGTGGACACAACCGAATTCGACGAAGCCCAAGTCGCATTCGCCCATGCCGAGGCCGAAATCGAAAGCATCGTTGGCGAGGGCGTTGACCAGAACAAAGCCGCCCTTCAAGTCGGCGAACGTGTAACCGCCACAATCTCGATCATCTTGTCGATGATCGCGACCGCCGTGATCATTTTTGTGCAAACCATGTGAGGGATAACCACCATGGCCATGCCAAAACAACCAACAGAAAATCAGGAAGAACGCCGTAAAAGAGGTCGTTCGAACCTCACCTGGTTCTTGCTGATTCTGACATTTCTCGGCGTGCTCGCAGGGCCGACAATGGTTGTCCTTTGTCTGGGGATGTTACCGACCCTGGTAGCGTTGCTCACCGATCGTTCGAAACAGAAGAGCAACTCGCTGTGCGTTGGCTCGATCAATTTCATCGGCGTGTTTCCCTACATCATGGGCTTGTGGTCGGGAATCAACGACTTCAACGCTTCACTGGTGATCATCAGCGATTTTTTCAACCTATTGGTCATGTATTCTGCCGCTGCGTTCGGCTGGTTTCTGTTTCTCACCATGCCATCGATCATCAGCTCTTTCGTATTGGTCTTACAGCAGCGCAAGGTCGCGCAGCTGCGTGGCGAGCAAAAGGACTTGATCGATGAGTGGGGCGCCGAAGTCGCCGCCATCGTCGAAGTGCAAAAGATGGAAAAAAAGGAACACCACATGGAACACGGCATGGAAATGTAAACCCAGCCTTGTCCCTTCCCCCGGTTCGGTCCAAATAAAACAAGCCGCCGTAGAGATCCTCTACGGCGGCTTGCTCGGTCAGTGGTCTTGATGACGCAATATGAGAGGGAGGACCACCTTCCGGTATCTGAGCCCAACGTGCAGTCGTTTGCGTTTATGCCATTATGTTTTGTTGGATCATGGCGTTCTTGACGGACTTTTGCAGTTTTTCAAACGCCCGAACTTCGATCTGGCGCACGCGCTCACGAGAAATGCCAAACGACTTGGAGAGATTTTCCAGCGTGGCCGGCGTGTCCTTTAAGCGACGTTCGGTGAGAATCGTTCGCTCGCGTTCCGACAATCCCTTCATCGCGCCTTTCAGCAAACTGCGGCGGCGAATGAGTTCTTGGAACTCGGCCAGCTGATCTTCTTGGCTGTCGCGATCGTCTTCCAACCAATCTTGCCACTGCTCTTCGCCGTCCATGCGCACGGTGGCGTTGAGCGAGCTGTCAGGCCCACCCAAACGGCGGTTCATGTTGATCACTTCGGTTTCCGAAACGCCCAGGCGTTCGGAAATCTTGGTCACGTGCTCGGGGCTGAGGTCGCCATCTTCGTAAGCCTGCATCTGGCCTTTGAGGCGACGCAAGTTGAAAAACAGTTTTTTCTGGGCCGCGGTGGTGCCCATCTTGACCAACGACCACGAGTGCAAGATGTATTCCTGAATGGCGGCGCGAATCCACCACATCGCATAAGTGGCGAGGCGGAAGCCGCGATCGGGGTCGAAGCGTTGAACCGCCTGCATCATGCCGACGTTGCCTTCCGAGATCAGCTCGGCGAGCGGCAAACCGTAACCGCGATACCCCATGGCGATTTTTGCCACCAGACGCAAATGGCTGGTGACCATCTGATGCGCGGCATCTTCGTCACCATGTTTTGCCCAAGCGATCGACAGCTGCTGCTCCTGCTCGAGGGTCAGCATCGGAAACTTGCGGATTTCTTGCAAATATCGCGTGAGATTTTGTTCCGGCGAAATTTCAAGTTTCGGCAAAGTATTGGCTTTATCGCTC
This region of Magnetovibrio sp. genomic DNA includes:
- the rpoH gene encoding RNA polymerase sigma factor RpoH; this translates as MSATSDKANTLPKLEISPEQNLTRYLQEIRKFPMLTLEQEQQLSIAWAKHGDEDAAHQMVTSHLRLVAKIAMGYRGYGLPLAELISEGNVGMMQAVQRFDPDRGFRLATYAMWWIRAAIQEYILHSWSLVKMGTTAAQKKLFFNLRRLKGQMQAYEDGDLSPEHVTKISERLGVSETEVINMNRRLGGPDSSLNATVRMDGEEQWQDWLEDDRDSQEDQLAEFQELIRRRSLLKGAMKGLSERERTILTERRLKDTPATLENLSKSFGISRERVRQIEVRAFEKLQKSVKNAMIQQNIMA